GACAAAGTGGTGATGGCGGAGTTGATGGGATTATTAAAGAAGATAAACTAGGCTTAGATGTTATTTATATTCAAGCAAAACGTTGGGAGGGAACAGTTGGCAGACCAGTTGTGCAAGGTTTTACAGGTAGTTTAGAAGGCGTTCGGGCAAGACGGGGAATTTTAATGACTACTTCTAAATTCTCTAAAGAAGCATGGGAATATATTGAACAAATTGAAAAGCGAATTGTTTTAATTGATGGAGAAGCAATGGCTCAATTAATGGTTGATTATAATGTTGGGGTGACAGAAGTTGATCGTTATACTCTGAAAAAAGCTAACTCAGATTATTTTGAAGAAAGTTAGTTAGCTCAAAAATTAACTTTTTAATCAAGTAAATTCTTTATAAATAGCGCGATCGCGCTCTCTGAATCTAGTATTGGATTTATTATGGGTGGTTGGGAAAAGAATTGGAAATGGAGTTTGAATGGAATGCAGAGAAGGCAAAAGTTAACTTAAAAAAGCATAATGTTTCGTTTCAGGAAGCTGGTACTGTCTTTAATGACCCACTTTCCGTAACTGTTCCCGATCCCGATCATTCCATTGGAGAAAGTCGTTACATTATTATTGGAATGTCGAGTTTAGGGCAAGTTTTAGTTGTTGCCCATACCGATCGAGGTACAAACATAAGAATCATCAGCGCACGAAAAGCAACACCAAAGGAGAGGAGGTTTTATGAACAAGGAACTGAATAACGAAATGGAAGATGAATTACGCTCTGAATATGACTTTGCTCAAATCGAAGGAGGTGTCAGAGGCAAGTATGTTGATCGATATCGCGCTGGA
This window of the Euhalothece natronophila Z-M001 genome carries:
- a CDS encoding restriction endonuclease produces the protein MVLDLLVAIGYGGSHKDAAQAVGQSGDGGVDGIIKEDKLGLDVIYIQAKRWEGTVGRPVVQGFTGSLEGVRARRGILMTTSKFSKEAWEYIEQIEKRIVLIDGEAMAQLMVDYNVGVTEVDRYTLKKANSDYFEES
- a CDS encoding BrnT family toxin; the protein is MEFEWNAEKAKVNLKKHNVSFQEAGTVFNDPLSVTVPDPDHSIGESRYIIIGMSSLGQVLVVAHTDRGTNIRIISARKATPKERRFYEQGTE